A part of Gemmatimonas groenlandica genomic DNA contains:
- a CDS encoding cyclase family protein, with protein sequence MFFDISVPFAAATPPWPDDVGFSCGWTCRREEGSSVNLGVLHSSAHVGTHADAPLHVHSSWPASESLPASVFVGEVQLIALPADHDAASDITVEVLQRLLGAHVPTRVIVRTGCSVASGTFPANWPALTADAATWLVQHGLTLWGVDAPSVDRRTSTALPVHNAIFGGGAFVLENLALEVVPIGRYELLAQPLAVHGADAAPVRALLRAIREK encoded by the coding sequence GTGTTCTTTGATATCAGTGTACCGTTCGCCGCTGCTACGCCGCCTTGGCCGGACGACGTCGGCTTTTCGTGCGGGTGGACGTGTCGGCGCGAAGAAGGCAGCAGCGTGAATTTGGGTGTGTTGCATTCGAGTGCGCATGTGGGCACGCACGCGGATGCGCCGTTGCATGTGCACTCGTCGTGGCCGGCGTCGGAGTCATTGCCGGCGTCGGTGTTCGTGGGCGAGGTGCAGCTCATCGCGCTGCCGGCCGACCACGATGCGGCGAGCGACATCACGGTTGAGGTGCTGCAGCGGCTGTTGGGCGCGCATGTGCCCACGCGGGTGATCGTGCGCACGGGGTGCTCGGTGGCGTCGGGGACCTTTCCCGCGAACTGGCCGGCGCTGACTGCCGACGCGGCGACGTGGCTGGTGCAGCACGGGCTCACGTTGTGGGGTGTGGATGCCCCCAGTGTGGACCGACGTACGAGCACGGCATTGCCGGTGCACAACGCGATTTTCGGCGGCGGGGCGTTCGTGCTGGAGAATCTCGCACTCGAAGTCGTTCCGATTGGACGCTACGAGCTGCTGGCGCAACCGCTGGCGGTGCACGGCGCGGACGCGGCGCCGGTACGAGCGCTGTTGCGCGCGATACGCGAGAAGTAG